ACCTCGGTTGATCAACGACAGGGATATTTTTCATTTCCAGTGTTGCGCTTTTCCCGTCAGGGCTGATGACGAGTCCCCCTGCGGGAACGGGAACTACCCAATACAATCCGGAGGGCGCAATGGGAGGATGAAAATCGTGAATCTGGTTTTCAGGGGCAGCCTGCTCCTGAAAGAGGGTGAGTCATATGTGAAACATGAATGGATGTCCTGTGTGGAGATCATTCTTTTCCTCCCTTGGAATGGTTCGGGTGCCAATGGTGCCCTTTCTCCGGAAAGGACTCAGTTGTATCTTGCTCCGTGACTCTCGACGCTTCTTGACCTACCCCTTGATGAACGCGAGGAGGTCTTCGTTCACCTCGTTCTTATGCGTCGTGCACATCCCATGAGGCGCGCCCTTGTAGACCTTCAGCTTCCCGTTCTTGACGAGCTTGGCCGCAATGATGGCAGAGTCGGAGATCGGCACGATCTGATCGTCGTCACCGTGGAGGAACAGTGTCGGCATGTCCATCTTCTTCAGGTCCTCGGTTAAGTCCGTCTCCGAGAATGCCTTGATGCAGAAGTAGGACGCCGGCATGCCTGCCATCATCCCCTGGAGCCAGAACGATTCGCGCACGCCTTCCGAGACCTTCGCGCCCTGCCGGTTGTAGCCGTAAAAGGGCATGCTGAGATCCTTCCAGAACTGCGAACGGTCCGCAAGAATCGAAGCCCGGATCTGATCGAAGGTCTCCATCGGCAAACCACCCGGATTGGCCGCGGTCTTCAACATCAGCGGCGTGACCGCGCCGATCAGCACCGCCTTGGCCACGCGCTTCGAGCCGTGGCGGCCGATATAGCGCGCTACCTCGCCGCCTCCAGTGGAGTGACCCACATGGACGGCATTCTTCAGGTCCAGTTTTTCAACCAGTTCCGCAAGGTCGTCGGCGTAGGTGTCCATGTCGTTGCCGTTCCAGGGCTGGCTTGAGCGTCCATGGCCGCGGCGGTCGTGAGCGATGCAGCGATAACCCCGAGAAGCCAGAAAAAACATTTGATCTTCCCACGCATCTGCCGAGAGCGGCCAGCCATGGCTGAAGACAACAGGTTGACCCGTGCCCCAGTCCTTGTAGTAGATCTGCGTGCTGTCTTTTGTCGTGATCGTTGTCATGGGATGTCCTCCTTTGCTCTGTTTTGATGATGCAGATGATCTTGTCTTCTTGGTGCTTTCTCGGTA
The DNA window shown above is from Syntrophorhabdales bacterium and carries:
- a CDS encoding alpha/beta hydrolase, with translation MTTITTKDSTQIYYKDWGTGQPVVFSHGWPLSADAWEDQMFFLASRGYRCIAHDRRGHGRSSQPWNGNDMDTYADDLAELVEKLDLKNAVHVGHSTGGGEVARYIGRHGSKRVAKAVLIGAVTPLMLKTAANPGGLPMETFDQIRASILADRSQFWKDLSMPFYGYNRQGAKVSEGVRESFWLQGMMAGMPASYFCIKAFSETDLTEDLKKMDMPTLFLHGDDDQIVPISDSAIIAAKLVKNGKLKVYKGAPHGMCTTHKNEVNEDLLAFIKG